The Halichondria panicea chromosome 14, odHalPani1.1, whole genome shotgun sequence genome contains a region encoding:
- the LOC135347239 gene encoding U6 snRNA-associated Sm-like protein LSm5, with translation MAAPNQSTLLPLELVDKCIGSRIHIVMKSDKELVGTLLGFDDCVNIVLEDVTEFETTPEGRKITKLDQILLNGNNITMLVPGGDGPEV, from the exons ATGGCAGCACCCAACCAATCTACTTTATTGCCGCTAG AGCTGGTGGACAAGTGCATTGGCTCTCGTATACACATTGTCATGAAGTCAGACAAAGAGTTGGTGGGCACACTCCTCGGCTTTGATGACTGTGTCA ATATTGTTCTCGAAGACGTTACTGAATT tgagacAACACCGGAAGGACGCAAGATCACAAAACTTGACCAGATATTATTGAATGGTAACAACATCACGATGCTTGTACCTGGAGGAGA TGGACCAGAAGTCTAA
- the LOC135347203 gene encoding zinc finger protein 236-like isoform X2, with protein MDAQPTPSKKRIGRYPCSTCGRKFPFLSELKKHNNIHKPTEEREAIKKFECHICDKRFTWNCDLRRHQATHGEERPHTCTLCKAAFKLPEGLKKHMVLHSENSVKCTKCRRTYKDNDALQAHTCDRDGTYPCETCGKSFVRKDILAVHRRIHTGERPYICDVCSKGCITATKRKLHLVTHQNKPYTCTCCSKSFPTSLALQKHLQIGYDTWNERVCLIDVNVVYCKEDRALVQVEPTIEHQEDQLNNISEPSSETRSTQEQPTAQSNSTAQPSTWIPEPSSSTLIPPVGSGSRFKVPGSSVYVQLLSPLDKDNHPLHTQLPTAEGSTPDTPSTAAEGSTPDTPSTAAEGSTPDTPSTAAEGSTPDTPSTHNTTSNGHKLPHCLPSISIATFPDRLPPPCPFCGDTCEDADSLAEHMLVHMSPIPHRCTQCKVAYETSDDMDTHDCQEPTFDCATCSTSFPDYCALVAHILSAHVELALPPRKSHPAKAIQLPKKCRYCDQPFPSAHELTLHTNTEHSGTHPYKCTYCDKTFSKKQYLRAHTRSHTGEKHPHQCQLCDKHFTTAVRLKNHGKIHSKERPFKCQVCQREFLRQHLLKLHMRAHNGKKPYKCPHCSRRYHCPDGRQRHIENMHFGSMVNCELCNDNVAVEALDDHMLHTHKEAYQPIDPIDAQLPRNDSSSGESDDGSIPDSAEENDLIERSETEADHLVDSVPSDESQPMEDMSGGSSAGVIPPSHVIGTDNSRETTEPAATGASLKPIGRIGVGKDNARTVNVSAVVGPSSNLIGQSTDTTNKQPLFINIGGKLYARIT; from the exons ATGGACGCCCAACCAACCCCCTCCAAGAAACGAATAGG ACGATATCCTTGCTCTACTTGTGGACGAAAGTTCCCCTTTCTGAGCGAACTCAAGAAGCACAACAATATCCACAAGCCCACAGAGGAGAGGGAAGCCATAAA GAAATTCGAATGCCATATTTGTGATAAAAGGTTCACTTGGAACTGTGATCTGCGTCGACACCAAGCCACACACGGTGAGGAGAGACCTCACACCTGCACACTCTGTAAAGCTGCCTTCAAACTTCCCGAGGGGTTAAAGAAGCACATGGTACTTCATTCTGAGAACAGCGTCAAGTGTACCAAGTGTAGAAGAACTTACAAGGATAATGACGCCTTGCAAGCACACACGTGCGATAGGGATGGAACCTATCCCTGTGAAACATGTGGGAAAAGTTTTGTAAGGAAAGATATACTAGCAGTCCACCGAAGAATACACACTGGAGAACGACCGTATATTTGCGATGTTTGCAGCAAAGGATGTATAACTGCTACCAAGCGTAAACTGCACCTTGTCACCCACCAAAACAAGCCCTATACGTGTACGTGCTGCAGCAAGTCATTCCCCACTTCACTGGCTCTACAGAAACACCTTCAGATAGGCTACGATACCTGGAATGAGAGAGTGTGCCTCATAGATGTGAACGTAGTGTATTGCAAGGAGGACAGAGCGCTGGTACAAGTGGAGCCAACCATAGAACACCAGGAGGACCAACTTAATAACATTTCAGAACCGAGTAGCGAGACACGATCCACACAAGAACAACCCACTGCACAGAGCAACAGCACAGCACAACCCAGCACTTGGATTCCTGAACCATCATCTTCAACGTTGATTCCGCCTGTTGGATCAGGGTCAAGGTTCAAGGTTCCCGGTAGCTCTGTCTATGTTCAACTACTCTCTCCACTGGATAAAGACAACCACCCACTTCACACACAACTACCTACTG CTGAGGGGTCAACACCCGACACACCCTCCACTGCAGCTGAGGGGTCAACACCCGACACACCCTCCACTGCAGCTGAGGGGTCAACACCTGACACACCCTCCACTGCAGCTGAGGGGTCAACACCcgacacaccctccacacacaacactactTCCAACGGGCATAAGCTACCTCATTGTCTACCCTCTATCTCCATAGCAACATTCCCTGATCGCTTGCCGCCACCCTGTCCATTCTGTGGAGACACTTGTGAAGACGCAGACTCTCTAGCTGAGCACATGCTAGTACACATGAGCCCCATCCCTCACAGGTGTACACAGTGTAAGGTAGCGTACGAAACATCTGATGATATGGACACACACGATTGTCAAGAACCAACCTTTGATTGTGCAACATGCTCTACAAGCTTCCCTGATTATTGTGCTCTGGTGGCACACATACTGTCAGCTCATGTTGAGCTAGCACTCCCTCCTAGGAAATCCCATCCTGCTAAGGCTATTCAGCTACCCAAAAAATGCCGATATTGTGATCAGCCCTTCCCCTCTGCACACGAGCTAACCCTCCACACTAATACAGAACACTCTGGTACCCATCCGTACAAGTGTACCTATTGTGATAAGACCTTCTCAAAGAAGCAGTACCTCCGCGCTCACACTAGAAGCCACACTGGAGAGAAACATCCGCATCAATGTCAACTCTGTGACAAGCACTTCACTACTGCAGTCAGACTAAAGAATCACGGGAAAATACACTCGAAGGAACGACCTTTCAAATGCCAAGTGTGTCAGCGTGAATTTCTTAGGCAGCATCTTCTCAAGCTTCACATGCGTGCACACAATGGTAAGAAACCCTACAAGTGTCCTCACTGCTCTCGACGCTATCATTGCCCTGATGGTAGACAGCGTCATATTGAGAACATGCATTTTGGAAGCATggtaaactgtgagctatgcAATGACAACGTGGCAGTAGAAGCCCTGGATGATCACATGCTGCACACTCACAAAGAAGCTTATCAACCAATAGATCCAATAGATGCTCAACTACCTCGCAACGATAGTTCCAGTGGAGAGAGCGACGATGGTAGCATTCCTGACTCAGCTGAGGAAAATGATCTGATTGAACGAAGTGAGACTGAAGCAGATCATTTGGTGGACAGTGTGCCTAGCGACGAATCTCAACCGATGGAGGATATGTCTGGCGGGAGTTCGGCGGGAGTTATACCACCTTCTCATGTGATAGGTACTGACAATAGTCGTGAAACTACTGAACCTGCGGCAACTGGAGCTAGCTTGAAGCCGATTGGTCGCATTGGTGTCGGTAAAGATAATGCTAGGACAGTTAATGTATCAGCTGTTGTGGGACCTAGCTCTAATTTGATTGGACAGAGCACTGATACTACCAACAAGCAACCACTCTTTATTAATATTGGAGGGAAACTATACGCTAGAATTACATGA
- the LOC135347203 gene encoding zinc finger protein 236-like isoform X1, which yields MDAQPTPSKKRIGRYPCSTCGRKFPFLSELKKHNNIHKPTEEREAINALCPSSRKFECHICDKRFTWNCDLRRHQATHGEERPHTCTLCKAAFKLPEGLKKHMVLHSENSVKCTKCRRTYKDNDALQAHTCDRDGTYPCETCGKSFVRKDILAVHRRIHTGERPYICDVCSKGCITATKRKLHLVTHQNKPYTCTCCSKSFPTSLALQKHLQIGYDTWNERVCLIDVNVVYCKEDRALVQVEPTIEHQEDQLNNISEPSSETRSTQEQPTAQSNSTAQPSTWIPEPSSSTLIPPVGSGSRFKVPGSSVYVQLLSPLDKDNHPLHTQLPTAEGSTPDTPSTAAEGSTPDTPSTAAEGSTPDTPSTAAEGSTPDTPSTHNTTSNGHKLPHCLPSISIATFPDRLPPPCPFCGDTCEDADSLAEHMLVHMSPIPHRCTQCKVAYETSDDMDTHDCQEPTFDCATCSTSFPDYCALVAHILSAHVELALPPRKSHPAKAIQLPKKCRYCDQPFPSAHELTLHTNTEHSGTHPYKCTYCDKTFSKKQYLRAHTRSHTGEKHPHQCQLCDKHFTTAVRLKNHGKIHSKERPFKCQVCQREFLRQHLLKLHMRAHNGKKPYKCPHCSRRYHCPDGRQRHIENMHFGSMVNCELCNDNVAVEALDDHMLHTHKEAYQPIDPIDAQLPRNDSSSGESDDGSIPDSAEENDLIERSETEADHLVDSVPSDESQPMEDMSGGSSAGVIPPSHVIGTDNSRETTEPAATGASLKPIGRIGVGKDNARTVNVSAVVGPSSNLIGQSTDTTNKQPLFINIGGKLYARIT from the exons ATGGACGCCCAACCAACCCCCTCCAAGAAACGAATAGG ACGATATCCTTGCTCTACTTGTGGACGAAAGTTCCCCTTTCTGAGCGAACTCAAGAAGCACAACAATATCCACAAGCCCACAGAGGAGAGGGAAGCCATAAA TGCATTGTGTCCTTCATCCAGGAAATTCGAATGCCATATTTGTGATAAAAGGTTCACTTGGAACTGTGATCTGCGTCGACACCAAGCCACACACGGTGAGGAGAGACCTCACACCTGCACACTCTGTAAAGCTGCCTTCAAACTTCCCGAGGGGTTAAAGAAGCACATGGTACTTCATTCTGAGAACAGCGTCAAGTGTACCAAGTGTAGAAGAACTTACAAGGATAATGACGCCTTGCAAGCACACACGTGCGATAGGGATGGAACCTATCCCTGTGAAACATGTGGGAAAAGTTTTGTAAGGAAAGATATACTAGCAGTCCACCGAAGAATACACACTGGAGAACGACCGTATATTTGCGATGTTTGCAGCAAAGGATGTATAACTGCTACCAAGCGTAAACTGCACCTTGTCACCCACCAAAACAAGCCCTATACGTGTACGTGCTGCAGCAAGTCATTCCCCACTTCACTGGCTCTACAGAAACACCTTCAGATAGGCTACGATACCTGGAATGAGAGAGTGTGCCTCATAGATGTGAACGTAGTGTATTGCAAGGAGGACAGAGCGCTGGTACAAGTGGAGCCAACCATAGAACACCAGGAGGACCAACTTAATAACATTTCAGAACCGAGTAGCGAGACACGATCCACACAAGAACAACCCACTGCACAGAGCAACAGCACAGCACAACCCAGCACTTGGATTCCTGAACCATCATCTTCAACGTTGATTCCGCCTGTTGGATCAGGGTCAAGGTTCAAGGTTCCCGGTAGCTCTGTCTATGTTCAACTACTCTCTCCACTGGATAAAGACAACCACCCACTTCACACACAACTACCTACTG CTGAGGGGTCAACACCCGACACACCCTCCACTGCAGCTGAGGGGTCAACACCCGACACACCCTCCACTGCAGCTGAGGGGTCAACACCTGACACACCCTCCACTGCAGCTGAGGGGTCAACACCcgacacaccctccacacacaacactactTCCAACGGGCATAAGCTACCTCATTGTCTACCCTCTATCTCCATAGCAACATTCCCTGATCGCTTGCCGCCACCCTGTCCATTCTGTGGAGACACTTGTGAAGACGCAGACTCTCTAGCTGAGCACATGCTAGTACACATGAGCCCCATCCCTCACAGGTGTACACAGTGTAAGGTAGCGTACGAAACATCTGATGATATGGACACACACGATTGTCAAGAACCAACCTTTGATTGTGCAACATGCTCTACAAGCTTCCCTGATTATTGTGCTCTGGTGGCACACATACTGTCAGCTCATGTTGAGCTAGCACTCCCTCCTAGGAAATCCCATCCTGCTAAGGCTATTCAGCTACCCAAAAAATGCCGATATTGTGATCAGCCCTTCCCCTCTGCACACGAGCTAACCCTCCACACTAATACAGAACACTCTGGTACCCATCCGTACAAGTGTACCTATTGTGATAAGACCTTCTCAAAGAAGCAGTACCTCCGCGCTCACACTAGAAGCCACACTGGAGAGAAACATCCGCATCAATGTCAACTCTGTGACAAGCACTTCACTACTGCAGTCAGACTAAAGAATCACGGGAAAATACACTCGAAGGAACGACCTTTCAAATGCCAAGTGTGTCAGCGTGAATTTCTTAGGCAGCATCTTCTCAAGCTTCACATGCGTGCACACAATGGTAAGAAACCCTACAAGTGTCCTCACTGCTCTCGACGCTATCATTGCCCTGATGGTAGACAGCGTCATATTGAGAACATGCATTTTGGAAGCATggtaaactgtgagctatgcAATGACAACGTGGCAGTAGAAGCCCTGGATGATCACATGCTGCACACTCACAAAGAAGCTTATCAACCAATAGATCCAATAGATGCTCAACTACCTCGCAACGATAGTTCCAGTGGAGAGAGCGACGATGGTAGCATTCCTGACTCAGCTGAGGAAAATGATCTGATTGAACGAAGTGAGACTGAAGCAGATCATTTGGTGGACAGTGTGCCTAGCGACGAATCTCAACCGATGGAGGATATGTCTGGCGGGAGTTCGGCGGGAGTTATACCACCTTCTCATGTGATAGGTACTGACAATAGTCGTGAAACTACTGAACCTGCGGCAACTGGAGCTAGCTTGAAGCCGATTGGTCGCATTGGTGTCGGTAAAGATAATGCTAGGACAGTTAATGTATCAGCTGTTGTGGGACCTAGCTCTAATTTGATTGGACAGAGCACTGATACTACCAACAAGCAACCACTCTTTATTAATATTGGAGGGAAACTATACGCTAGAATTACATGA
- the LOC135347220 gene encoding tRNA N6-adenosine threonylcarbamoyltransferase, mitochondrial-like produces the protein MLAARYCWRRRRLLRAISHTKSDLLVLGIESSCDDTGAAVVRGNGTLLGESLQSQTHVHLKAGGIIPTVASELHERNIEGVVNSAIERSGCDLDDLSLVAVTTGPGLAFSLRAGVEYAKQLATRISKPLLSVHHMEAHALTVRMNHDIPFPYLVLLISGGHCILATVEGVGHFSRLGQTSDDSPGEALDKVARWLRLDLHPRVCDLPGGAAVEVLAREGRAERVKLPQVMLHSRCCNFSFSGLKTAARNHIQAMAAQSGWHGDGPLPGCEDVCASFQQSVTDHLLTRTYRAILYTKGTNITQHTKGTNITHLVVSGGVARNGYIRSKLQELGDLTGFRVHFPSPHLCTDNGVMVAWAGVETVMSGGCDRVYSVERAGEVDYTPKWPLGQDLSQRVIEQYISTKKQRVKI, from the exons ATGCTGGCTGCACGCTACTgctggaggaggaggagacTACTCAGAGCCATCAGCCACACCAAG AGTGATCTGCTTGTGTTGGGGATAGAGAGCAGTTGTGATGATACTGGGGCCGCTGTTGTCAGGGGCAACGGTACTCTGCTGGGGGAGTCTCTGCAATCACAGACGCACGTCCACCTCaa ggcaggGGGTATTATACCGACAGTGGCCAGTGAACTACACGAGAGGAATATTGAGGGTGTGGTCAACTCCGCTATTGAAAGAAGTGGATGTGACCTAGATGACCTTTCACTGGTTGCCGTGACAACTGGTCCTGGATTAGCATTCTCTCTAAGAGCAGGAGTTGAATACGCTAAACAACTGGCCACTAGAATAAG TAAGCCATTGCTGAGTGTGCATCACATGGAGGCACACGCACTAACTGTGAGGATGAACCACGA TATTCCATTCCCTTATTTGGTTCTCCTCATCTCTGGCGGCCACTGTATCCTAGCAAcagtggagggggtggggcacttCTCTCGACTTGGTCAGACAAGTGACGACAGTCCAGGGGAAGCACTAGACAag GTTGCTCGGTGGTTGCGCCTTGACCTCCACCCCCGTGTGTGTGACCTACCAGGGGGTGCTGCAGTGGAGGTATTAGCACGAGAGGGGAGAGCTGAAAGGGTTAAACTGCCCCAGGTCATGTTACACTCTAGATGCTGTAACTTCTCCTTCTCTGGACTCAAGACTGCGGCCAGGAACCACATACAAGCAATGGCAGCACAAA GTGGTTGGCATGGTGATGGCCCCCTGCCAGGCTGTGAGGATGTGTGTGCATCATTCCAACAGTCTGTCACTGACCATCTTCTCACTCGCACTTACCGAGCTATCCTCTACACTAAAGGCACTAACATCACACAGCACACTAAAGGCACTAACATCACTCATCTA GTTGTGTCTGGAGGTGTTGCTCGTAATGGCTACATCAGATCAAAGCTACAAGAATTGGGGGATTTGACAGGGTTCAGAGTTCACTTTCCCTCTCCCCACCTGTGCACAGACAATGGTGTGATGGTGGCGTGGGCGGGTGTGGAGACTGTGATGAGTGGAGGGTGTGatcgtgtgtacagtgtggaGCGTGCGGGGGAGGTGGACTATACTCCAAAATGgcccctcggacaagacctcTCTCAAAGAGTTATTGAACAATACATTAGTACAAAGAAGCAACGAGTCAAAATATAG
- the LOC135348127 gene encoding ribonuclease P protein subunit p25-like protein: MEHYKKKQSRYYDDKCGPNELRITGTGKAYDLCTRAMHKLKESPLEGVVISASGAHVTKAVTVVELIKKKLSGVMQATEIRWARVEDVWEPDQQELDSLKVTRHIPAISLHLTMQTT; this comes from the exons ATGGAACATTACAAGAAGAAACAGAGCCGTTACTATGACGATAAGTGCGGACCCAATGAGTTACGTATCACTGGTACTGGCAAAGCATACGACCTTTGCACCCGAGCAATGCATAAGCTCAAG GAGTCTCCGCtagagggtgtggtcataTCTGCCAGTGGAGCTCATGTGACTAAAGCAGTGACTGTAGTGGAACTGATCAAGAAGAAGCTATCA ggTGTGATGCAAGCCACTGAGATACGATGGGCTAGGGTGGAGGACGTATGGGAACCAGACCAACAGGAACTGGACTC GTTAAAGGTCACCCGTCACATCCCAGCCATCTCCCTACACCTCACCATGCAGACCACCTAG
- the LOC135347217 gene encoding serine-enriched protein-like: protein MSLERIPSSESLELDNIPLEMTSRSSSESCGSPPPSARSVGGHVAFTGGPDRLGLHCLSSEGNGSQYVNKDSLAHDLGFLATMPELCDVTFLVGTDQAPVCAVKAILAARSWVFRKMLYSEPNGGQKKKKKTVKSSDGYIEKYDFKGHPTVIVKDFEPEVFKQLVTYTHTGGVVLQARTLLGLMNAADHYGLEDLKQACIRFMEQCITVDTVCSLLTSAEKYIQYKSTKILVQKMLEFVDVNAESILALGAFSTLPQHVVRIVLSREELQAVETKKFEAAYRWCLHHTDANSDVEMKTAFEPFVDVINFRMIPATSLMKNVKPAGIVDDAIILTALAFQADPKSVDHIRPHSSASGGRNFRRVQSSGNPLNNMDSSELVRTKRGGSVPPTGGALQLRGDSHPMRLLTTRDRIGSQSSSQLSTPPISPCIGSFHGSSTLSSESSFDDYSTGVSLSQPVSFEPTRTTQLGYNQRVLDTVVTMSSTNAVEV from the exons ATGTCTTTAGAGAGGATACCGAGTAGTGAGAGCCTAGAGCTGGACAACATTCCCCTGGAGATGACCTCACGGAGCTCGAGTGAATCAT GTGGTAGCCCTCCCCCCTCTGCCAGGAGCGTGGGGGGTCATGTGGCCTTCACGGGGGGTCCTGATCGACTGGGTCTCCACTGTCTCTCCTCTGAGGGGAATGGATCACAGTATGTGAATAAGGACAGCCTTGCACATGACCTGGGGTTCCTGGCCACCATGCCTGAGCTGTGTGATGTGACCTTCCTAGTGGGTACTGACCAGGCACCAGTGTGTGCAGTCAAGGCAATTCTGGCTGCTAGAtcttg ggTTTTCCGGAAGATGCTGTACTCTGAACCCAATGGAGGccaaaagaagaagaagaaaacGGTCAAATCATCGGATGGTTATATAGAAAAGTACGATTTCAAAGGTCATCCTACAGTGATTGTCAAGGACTTTGAACCCGAGGTATTTAAGCAGTTGGTGACGTACACGCACActgggggtgtggtcttaCAAGCCCGTACACTACTAGGATTGATGAATGCAGCGGATCATTATGGTCTCGAGGATCTGAAGCAAGCCTGCATACGCTTTATGGAGCAATGCATCACCGTGGATACCGTCTGCTCCCTATTGACATCCGCAGAGAAATATATTCAGTATAAGTCCACCAAGATACTTGTCCAGAAGATGCTCGAGTTTGTCGATGTGAATGCTGAGAGTATATTAGCCTTGGGGGCGTTCTCAACCCTGCCACAGCATGTTGTAAGGATAGTCCTGAGCAGAGAAGAACTTCAAGCTGTTGAAACTAAGAAGTTTGAAGCTGCTTATCGGTGGTGTCTGCATCACACTGATGCCAACTCTGACGTGGAAATGAAGACGGCCTTTGAACCTTTTGTCGATGTTATAAACTTTAGAATGATCCCAGCCACTAGCCTTATGAAGAACGTGAAGCCAGCCGGTATAGTGGACGATGCTATCATCCTCACAGCACTGGCCTTTCAAGCAGATCCTAAATCAGTGGATCACATCCGCCCACACTCTTCAGCCTCAGGGGGGCGTAACTTCAGACGTGTTCAATCATCAGGAAACCCCCTCAACAACATGGACTCTAGCGAGCTAGTTCGTACCAAGAGAGGTGGATctgtaccccccacagggGGCGCTCTACAGTTACGTGGTGACAGCCATCCAATGAGATTACTGACAACACGCGATCGTATTGGATCTCAGAGCTCTTCCCAACTATCCACCCCGCCAATTAGTCCATGTATCGGTAGTTTCCATGGCAGCAGTACGCTCTCATCAGAGTCAAGCTTTGATGATTATTCCACTGGAGTTAGTCTATCCCAGCCAGTGTCCTTTGAACCCACCAGAACTACACAGCTTGGCTACAATCAACGTGTGCTAGACACTGTAGTCACCATGAGCAGCACAAACGCTGTAGAAGTAtga